AGTAGAGTAAGGCCCgaaatgtattttaaagggtTTTTCCTAAAGGGACTAAGCTGCTTTTGtgtatctattatttatttaaatagctCCTGCTAGTATTTTTAAGAATCCATCCCCTAAGTTAGAAACTAATTGACATGCTTTCCATACACCTGGGGCCTCTCAGCCATCCTCCAGAGCCAAATGGAGGAGCTGGCCCCTGTGCCCCCAGCCACGCGGGCACCTGGACTATCTCCTGCCTCCCTGCAGAAGTCTGGTCCAGCCCACCCAGGACTCCAGGGCTCCGCGTCTTACTGTTCCAATGACCCAAGGCAAGTTTGTCTCTCTAAGCCTGGGTTTTCTCATCCGTAAAATAATGGGGGTGTTAGCACTTGTGATGAAACCTATCACATTTGGAATAGCACCTAGCACATGCTGTCTAACAAATGTTCTTTCTTGGAACCACTGCCTCTCCTCTCCACACTgtacttaatatttttcaaataactgtACTTGTaacttgttatttagtcactaagtcgtgtctgactcttttgtgaccccatggcctgtagcccgccaggctcctctgtcggtgagatttcccaggcaagactactggaatggcttaccattttctactccaggggatcttccccacccaaggattgaacccctgtaCTTGTagcagggaagaacaaatctgaccccatactggatctgtttcttttaccttAAACTCtatattctattgcttttgctgcaAGTTAAGAATGTTGTCTAGAGCCTGAGATATACAGGATAGCTCACTGTCAAGGCTCTGATCTTTAAAAGTCTAAAGGTCAGACTGTAGACAAAACTTTCCATTCatacagagataaaaagttgtAGAAAAGAGAAGAACATGTGTCTTGTTGGGGCTTTACAGCAAGAGCAAAGGATTCCgataccaagaagtttgcaacaacaaCCACACTCCCTCCCCTTTtggtatagttcagttcagttgctcagtcctatctgactctttgcaaccccatagactacagcacaccaggcctctctgtccatcaccaactcccggaggtggctcaaactcatgcccatcccatcggtgatgccatccaaccatctcatcctatcgtccccttctcctcgtccccttctcctcccaccttcaatctttcccagcatcagggtcttttcaaatgagtcacttcttcgcatcaggtggccaaagtattggagtttcagcttcagcatcagtccttccaatgaatattcaggactgatttcctttaggattgactagtttgatctccttgctgtccaagggactctcaagagtcttttccaaccccacagttcaaaagcatcagttcttcagtgctcagctttctttatggtccagctctcacattcatacatgacaactggaaaaaaccatagctttgactagatggacctttgttggcaaagtaatgtctctgctttttaatatgctatctaggttggtcatagcttttcttccaaggagcaagtgtcttaatttcatggctgcagtcagcatctgcagtgattttggagtccaagaaaataaagtctgtcattctttccattgtttccccatctatctgccatgaagtgatgggaccagatgccatgatcttcgtttttcgaatgttgaattttaagccagcttttttactttcctctttcactttcatcaagaggctcttcagttcctccccCAGATTCTAGCTTCTTTTATACAAAAAGGGAAGGAGAAGCAAGATGCTTCTTTGGGACTCTACTCCAtcatcttcttggtctgctggctttccaaataaagtcaccatTCCTGGCCCAACAACTCATCTCTCATTTGTCGGCTTGCAATGCAGCGAGCAGTACAATCTTGGACTAAACATACTAAAAAGCCCCATAAGGTCAAGGATCATGTTCATCTTTTTCACCAGCAGGCTCTAGTGTAgtcccagtgcctggcatggtAAGTTGAATGAATGACACCCTGCTTTACAATCAATAATCACTCATGCCTCCACATTCAATACCCATTTTGTAAAGGCTGCACACTAGACTCCACTGGGGAGCATTTAACAGACAGATGTCTAGGCCTTATCCCCAGAGATTGTGATGGAATTGATTTGAGGTGGGGCCTGAACATTgacatcaattcttaagcactccaGGTGACCTCAATAGGCAGCCAGTGTGAGAAGCAGAGATCTAACCCTACCGGTGGTCCCCGAAAGGTGGTCCATTCCTGTTGGGAGGAGGCTAGGGTCTTTAAACTCCCAGTGCCTGAAACATACTGTAATTTCACCTTTGTAATTCTGCTTCATCCAGGGGAAATCAGACATCTTGTCCCAATCTCAGTTCGTGTGTGCAATGATTAATTTAGATGCAAGTGAAAgtcgactatttgcgaccccatggactatacagtccatggaattctccagaccagaatactggagtgggtagccttccccttctccaggggatcttcccaacccagggatcaaacccaggtctcccacattgcaggcgtattctttaccagctgagccacaagggaagcccaagaatactggagtgggtagcctatcccttctccagaggatgtgcaggtggattctgaggtatcagggaagcccgaatttagatgaggcatcctaaAAGGTCAGGATCCAAAGAACACTACATTGTCGGGGTTTGGGGCTGAATTATTTCCCCCTTCCCACACACACTCCCATGGTGAAGTACTAATCcctagaacctcagaatgtgactgcattCAGAGATTAAGTCTTTAAAGCgacaattaagttaaaatgaggtcattagggtggaccTTAATCCAATGTGAAAATTTAAGTGTCAGTTGCCcagtctcatctgactctttgagaccccatggactgtgtagccctccgggttcctctttccatggaattctctggtcagcaacactggagtgggcagccattccctcctccaggggatcttcccaactcagggatctccagcattgcaagcagattctttaaccatctgagccaccggggaaaccttCATCAAACCGTTAAGACTCTCAAAGAATTCAGCAGGAAGTTTGCTGTTTTGTTAAATTCACCTTGCATTTAGGCCTTTTCGATGGGTGAGAACTGCTGAATGCATCTTACTCTTGATCATGATCTTATGCCTCAAGGCAGCATCAGCACCTCCATCTACTGGGAGCTTACAGGAGAGGCAGAATctcactgaatcagaatctgcagttAGGTGAGATTCCTAAAGCAAGTTCTCAGCCCTGAGGGCACACAGAGTCACCTGGGGACCTTTAAAGTTACTGAGGCCTGCGTGCAGCCCGAGATTCCAGCCTGGGGTAAGGCCTGAGAAACCCTGGTGCTTTTGATGTGCACAAGGGGATCTAATTGAAagcagggaaagtgaaagtgaagtcgctcaaagtgtccgactctttgggccccatgaactgtagcctaccaggctcctctatccatgggattttccaggcaagaatactggagtgggtttccatttccttctccaggggatcttccagacccagggatcaaacccaggtctcccgcattccgcattgtaggcagacaatGAGCCACCATCTGaccaaccagggaagtccgacTGGAAGCAACACCAACCTTAATAACCCCAGTCTTACAATCCCAACCAGGGTTGAGAAGTAGCAGCCTCTGACTGGTTTAGGAGGACCCCTACTTCAGTTTGCTATGTGTCTTATATAGACTGCAGGGGGCCAGGCAGGTCTAAGCCAGAACCTCCCAGGCAGACCAGTAAATACTGCCGTTGGTATGAGCAGACGCTCCAGTAACCCCTGGCTCAGATTTGATCTCTAACTTCCAAGCTGCTAAGAGGTGACTTGTTAGCTTCttgggggggagggagggggtgcagGGAGCAATGTGTCACTACCAATGACAAGGTGTTCCCTTTGACACAAGGACTCACCCCTAAGGAGCTACTCCACTGAGGCACTCATACACAAGATGCAAAGTGGCCACAGTCAGTTTAAGAGTGAAAAACTCATCACAATGTCACACCATCTTGCTGTACGCCTTAGATCTTTACACAGTGACGTCTGATGtattaaataaaactattaaaattacgTTCCActtctaaaagacaaaaaagtaaaCGACTGAAGAATAACCAAGATGTTTTCTGCTACGGAATTCTAACATACCCATTGAAGATAAAATACTATCGTCACAGAGTGTGAAcgtaaaattcatgttttctgatacaaaattataatatatcCACTTAAGATAAAATACTATGGTCATAgagtgtgaaaataaaaattcatgcttTGTGGCAAGACAAGAACAATTTAAACAgatcctctctgccctcctggccCCTCTGTCCCCTCTACTGTGCACTGTGTCTCAGTTAAGCAGCAACCAAACCTGCCCATTGGCAGAAGTACCTGCTCAACCACAAAGAGCAACACTTTCCAGCACCAGGAGGACAACTCCTTTAAGACaacattccttcctttttttttctggtcatgCCACTCGGCTTCCTGGAAcccgtgccccttgcagtggaagggcagagtcttaaatCACTGGACGGCCAGGAGTCCTACATTCCTTCTTAATCTTGTAAGGGCCAAGATGACCCATGACCGCTAACTCGCCCGATTGTGTAAGCTGTCAATAATGCGTCATCAAGTCTCAAAAAACTTATGCAAAACTGTGTTTTGACTTCTAATGGGAGGCACAGTTCTCGGGGCCTTCTGAGAGGCTGTTCCCAGGTTATAATTctcagtttggctcaaataaatttttccatttctttcttagatcaacTCAAAGAGAACAAGATAAACTTAAAACTACCGACATAAAAAAACATCCAAAATACCCCGCacaggtaaaaaaataaataaagttacacAACAGCATGCATAGCAAGGATACTTTAATAGAAATGGCAAGGACTAGTTTACACATGGGAAAAGAGCGGTTATTTTGAAAGCAGAGAAGGAGTACTGAAAGaaactttctttttataatttgtctttttctagAGATTAccaaacaaactgaaatgttCTTAGAGAACACAAGAAACGaagcaaataaaaacattctCAGAGAGCTTAAAATGTGAGGTTAACTGATAACACTGCAGTAACCGCACACTGGTCCCTAACATAGACATTTGAGACATGAGATTTAAAGATACACTGAAAACAAACACTTTTTACAAATTATATGGAACACTTAAAACATAATCTAGGAATATTGGACATTAATTCTTAATTCAAAGTAATGACATTCACAGAATACGTCTTGGTGCCAGCCAATATGGAGTTGACTTGTGTCAGCTTAATCATTCACCTTGCTAAAATTCAATGATTATGATTCAGCTTTATAAGGTTAAGCAAGTCTTCCAGGTAATACTAATAAAACTTTCTCAAACACAAACATTTGTACCAGCAaggaaattattaaaaagtatataaattatgTTCAGGGGCTTGATTAAAAGGCTGTTTATATAGAAAGGCACCTCACCTTAGAAAGAATACAAGCACAAAAACACTTAATCGAATATAAGATGCCAGGACATTCTCTTAGTTATGTTACATAGCAAACTGCATGTCTATAAAAGTCATTCTGTTATACATGAactgaaaaacatatatatatatatatttttttttttttttttttttaaagcccttgACATGGAGGAGTGAAATATGCCTGCATTAAGCACAGAAACTCAGAGCTTTATGAACTGCATGTCTCCAGCTGGCTCCCAGGCGCCACTGAAAACTGTCACAACCCTCAGAAAGACAGGATGGTCTTGTTAATGATCTCCACCGCCTCTAGAATCTCATCCTCCTTGATCACAAGTGGGGGCGCAAACCTAATGATGTCGCCGTGGGTTGGCTTGGCCAGAAGTCCATTATCTCGCAGTCGCAGACACACCTTCCAAGCATCACAATCTAGTAAAGAAAACCATCCAGAGTATGCTGATCAATGATAAGGAGCCTGCAGGGGTGGGGCCGGCCTGGCAAAAACAGAATTCCCAGTACCCACTCAAGAAAGGCAGCTCTGAGTTACAAGCTTGCTTTTGGCTCCTACTCTTAAAAATGAAGTTACTTTTCAGCAATGGTTTGAATGGTATGATCAGATATGGGTTTTGTTGGGTTTTTGACCTAGCAAAAAAAACATGCTAAGGCAGATGTAATTAATTatatgaggaaagtgaaagtgaagtcactcagttgtgtccgactctttgcgaccccatggactgtggcctatcaggctcctccatccatgggattttccaggcaagagtgtggagaggattgccatttccttctccaggggatcttcccgacccaggaatcgaaccccgtctcccgaattgcaggtagacgctttaccgtctgagccaccagggaagcccattatatgaGGAACCAATGCATAAAAGAACTAAGGTATGATACAGATAACTAACAGGCACAGAATAAGCAACATTCAAACCCAGTGACCATTACATGTTTCTAACCTGGATTTGCCTCCTAAGCTGGTAGAACTAGACTTTCAGGATCCTCAAAACCCTGATTCCAACAAAAAACACCGAAGGGGCGACGGCCAGTGCCTGAGCCCCGCTCTAGACCCATCAAATCAGAGTCTGTGCAGTGAGGCTAGGCTTGGATTAATTTGTtaaaaagctccccaggtgattctaaaatGCACTCAAGGTTAAAACCATTGCTTTGAAAAGGAAGGGTTATggcaagaaaatccaaccaggAACTCTTATGGGTTACAAATGATGTGTTAAACATCAAATGCTCAGTTAAGTGGCAGCTGGGGTTATTTTTATTACCAACATCGCCGTTATCATTCTTATTATTACCGCTGCTCCTACTTATCGCTGCTGATCTGCAAAgcgaaggaggaaaggagaggagagaggaaactgCAAAGCGCTCTGTGCTGTCTTCCTAACAGAAACCAAACTGAACTCTCCAAGTACTGTATAAATAACCTAGGGCGGAATAACAAATGACTTGAAGGAATACATAGGTGAAATTAGTCAAATGTGCCTTCTTGTAGGAAACAGCTATATTTCTAAGACCATTAATATAAATCAGGTCATAAGAGTACTGCAtgcgtatgtgctaagttgcctcagtcatgtcctgactctttgcgaccccatggactatagcccaccaggctcccccatctgtgggattttctaggcaagaatactggagtgggttgccatttccttctccaggggatcttcccgacctggagatcaaacccgggtctcctgcactgtgggcagacgctttaccatcggagccaccaaggaatccctcTCCTATAAGAATAGGACCTTGTGAAACATTTTGTCTCCATACCTTTGGTCTCTCTGATAACAATAGCATTTAGTAATCCTTTTCCTCTTACAGTCGTTACAACATCAGAAGGCAGCTTCATGAGTTCATTTCTCAAGATGATACccattttctctgcattttcagcaaggttttcttcttccaaaacctatgtttcaagaaaaattacacatatattaAAGACTGCCTTTTTCATGTTGCTCTTTGGAAGGGAATGTGAACTACAAGCAAAGGAAGAAGAGGATCAGATAAAGACCAAAGTAACTTAACTTTCACTTCTATTTTTCAAAGTCTATACCAGTTTGATTTCTCATCACGTAACAGACACTTACTCAGACAGAGCCTTGCTTTATTCAAAAACCCATCATTAATCTGATTCTGTGGCAAAATGAAGATTAAATTTGTTTAATGCAACTGATAAATTTTCTTCTTAGGTAAATAAATCAATGGGCTGAACACATTTTTTAACTGCAATAGAAtttcttttggcttctttttcctcctaaaaaGTCCATCCTCAGAGATTACATAACAATTTTATGCCTTTTGTAGGCATTTGAGGAATAAGTCTGAAAGCGTTCAAATCCCCGCTTTAACAACAATAAGAAACCACGTGGGCTAAGCCAGAGGCTTCACAGGCCAGCCTGGCCACAAAGGGAAAGCTCTAGGTGGACAGGCCAGGACCTGCGGGCCCAAAGCCCTGGGAGACTGCAAACTTGGAAAGCCTACGCAATCCTTCTCTATACTTCATGTTCTGTAATACACTGCAATCTTGTAACATTTCTTATTACACCAGTGAGCTTAGACTTAAAAGTCACTTCAGCACCACCTCCAGGATACTGGCTaccatatagttcagttcagtcgctcagtcgtgtctgactctttgcgaccccatggactgcagcatgcctccctgtccatcaccaactctcggaattcactcaaactcatgttcattgagtcagtgatgccatccaaccctctcatcccctgttgtccccttctcctcccgccttcaatctttcccagcatcagggtctttttcagtgagtcaattcttcgcatcaggtggccagagtactgaagtttcagcttcagcattggtccttccaatgaacattcaggactgatttcccttaggatggcctggttggctCTCCTGAGAACTGCCATCAGGTTTTACCTCCAGGGCTGCGATAGCCACTCGGCAGCCCAGCGGATTGCCTCCATACGTAGAACCATGTTCCCCTGGCTTAATGGTCAGCATTATTTCATCATCACACAACACTGCGGACACCTAAAAGACAGAAGAGAATTAAGCACGGACCAAGTCTCTTCTCAGATGAACCACTCTTATTCTTATAGAAACAGATATTTATGAAGCAGATATTAAATCTGACATGAAGCTTCAACCAACAAGAGCCACGCATCAGCCTCCTTAAACACAGTGACAGAACGATGACCGCCCTAACTCGTTCCAAGCACGCTGGGCACGGTTCAGCGGTGCAGAGTGATATTCTGGAACTAAAAGAAAGCTATTTCTGCAATGATATAATTTAGAATTCTTTCCACTCTCAGGGTGAAATGTTTTAATTGCTTAGAAAATAATGTTCTGCACTAAACATTCAGAGCCCTTTAATCCATACCAATTGCTGGCTCTGAACGGCAAAcccaagaaaagaattaacaatTAAATGTCAATTTTTTCCAATCTCTGCATTAATCAGTCAATGGTTTTAAACAATTAGTATGTTTCTAAACTATGGGAAAAAAGCACAGATGTCTACAGGAGTACTCTGGAGATAAAATGGTTCCATCCAAAATAAACGCAGTGAAGCAAACCCAAGGTACACTCAATTCTCCAGTTAAACTAAGTGGGGTTAACCATGGAACTCTGAAATGTTTTTATCACACGTATTCCAGGTGACCTATGTATATAAACCACACTGAGTAAAACCAAACTCCCAGAAAGGCACAGTCAGTCATGTAAAAATATCTCAGGGATTCATGAGAAGAGGGAAAATACAGAGAGTGGTTGAGCATTCAACTTACGGGGTATAAACCACCAGAAAGTGCCTTTCCTAGAAGGACAATATCAGGTCGGACATTTTCGTGGTCAATAGCCAGCCATCTCCCAGTTCTGGCCAAGCCTGTCTGGATTTCATCAGCAATAAACAGAACCTattggaaaacaacaaaataacataaaagaaaatagcaTATGAAAATAATCAATTATTTCCATAGCGAAATACTTAtctttattttactctttcctGCACAAATCTGTCATTCTGACATCCCCTCAGATTTGCGAAAGCATTCTAATTACCCACATGACTTCAATAGTGCGGGACACACAGTCATCTCCTGTCAGGCCACCCTGCCCCACAGGGCACTGTCCTACATGGTGGAAGGGCGGGTATGCAAAGTGAGGGTTTTGCGGGGGGCTTCTGAATAGAACTACTCTCTGGGAacagatttctaatttatttctcaACCATTTGTTAATATGTACTTCTTATTACTATTTACTAGTTTGGTGAAAGAAGAGGGGGAGAGAGCTTAAATTCTGGAGCAAAGGGATACGACAAAGGCTTTGAGAAGAAGCCAAGCACAGGCTGCTGGGGCAGAGAGGAAGGAGCCGGGCTGAGGGTCCAACCAGGGCCCAGCCAGTAAAGTCAGCTTCTCTGCAGCCTGCTGCTAGAAAGTTCTATCAGCCCTAGAAAGTTGGGAGGCTCTTAGAATGAAGCCTCCTTCTAGTCGAAAGGTGATGCAATCTCTGAGCTTATCCTATCGGCCAAACCCTAAGTGAGGCAGGCAAGTGCGTGGCCTTGACCTGGTGCTGGGTGCAGAGCTCGCGGACGCCCACGAGGTAGCCTGGATCCGGAACAACAACGCCCGCTTCACCCTGGATTGGTTCCACCATGAACGCGGCAACGTTTGGGTCCTGAAGCGCACGCTACGGAACAGCACGAGTATGTTCTTAGTAACTTCCTTTCGAATCTATTTGATCTGAAGTCACACAACGCACGTGTTTTCCCGTAAGAGTAAGTGTGCAAATTAAGTTTTCACACTAACTTATATTCTGACTTCCAAGCACAACTTTTCTGACAATCAAAAAGCTCCAAATAACTCAGCTTTAAGCTACTCCATCCTGTATTTTCTAATACAATACTCAAATGTACTGCAAATAAGAACTAGTGAAAATGGCCTTTTAAAACGCCATTAGAGAGATACATTAAAAgtgcatctttttattttagaagtcctccacttcataattttaaaaagctggctgaaaactcactAATTTTGTGTATTAAAGTAATTAACAGGTAATATTCAAGTTAATACTTATGTAGGAGACAAATCTAATGGTTAGTTGGCAGTTAGGATTAGGCCATGGAACCTGGTTTCCACATGTTAGCAACTAACTGACCATTACAGAGAACTGTGTGAATCCCGGCCTGACTTAAACATAAGTTATGAGATGTATGACTCTTGGTACAATCAGATGTCTGTTTTCAATTCATACATTGAACAAATGCAGGTTCTATGTACTATGAGCTAAAGCACCGTGATACTAGGTGAAGTACCTCAAGGGCAGGCAGATCATTATACGGAATGATTTCGAAACCCGGCATAAATGGTCCAAAACCATCGTAACTGGTTGGGTCAGTGGAGCTGGAGACAGCAGACAATGTCCTACCCCAGAAGTTCCCAgctagaaagaagaaacaaacagtcATTTTTTTCAAACAAACCCCCCAATTTAATTTCACAGTTCCCCAAAAATACTCCAGAAAGCTTTCTGTTTTCCTGGCCACGATGCACTACTTGTGGGGTCTGAGTTCCTGGACGGCTCTACTGAGGCTCCCAACTGTAACACACAGCATAGTCCCTGAGGAGAgagatttgtcttttctttcaatAATCCCAAACCCTAAAA
The window above is part of the Bos javanicus breed banteng chromosome 26, ARS-OSU_banteng_1.0, whole genome shotgun sequence genome. Proteins encoded here:
- the OAT gene encoding ornithine aminotransferase, mitochondrial, whose protein sequence is MLSKLARLQTVAGLGRGVHSSVASATSVATKKTVQGPPSSDYIFERESKYGAHNYHPLPVALERGKGIYVWDVEGRKYFDFLSAYSAVNQGHCHPKIVDALKSQVDKLTLTSRAFYNNVLGEYEEYVTKLFNYHKVLPMNTGVEAGETACKLARKWGYTVKGIPKYKAKIVFAAGNFWGRTLSAVSSSTDPTSYDGFGPFMPGFEIIPYNDLPALERALQDPNVAAFMVEPIQGEAGVVVPDPGYLVGVRELCTQHQVLFIADEIQTGLARTGRWLAIDHENVRPDIVLLGKALSGGLYPVSAVLCDDEIMLTIKPGEHGSTYGGNPLGCRVAIAALEVLEEENLAENAEKMGIILRNELMKLPSDVVTTVRGKGLLNAIVIRETKDCDAWKVCLRLRDNGLLAKPTHGDIIRFAPPLVIKEDEILEAVEIINKTILSF